One Mesoplodon densirostris isolate mMesDen1 chromosome X, mMesDen1 primary haplotype, whole genome shotgun sequence genomic region harbors:
- the PNMA6A gene encoding LOW QUALITY PROTEIN: paraneoplastic antigen-like protein 6A (The sequence of the model RefSeq protein was modified relative to this genomic sequence to represent the inferred CDS: inserted 2 bases in 2 codons; substituted 2 bases at 2 genomic stop codons), whose product MAVTMLKDWCRWMGVSAHRGLLILGILEDCDEAELQESLEAALWPVGHFTMLGKVFREEDNATAALVELDRKVEYALVPREIPSTRGPWNMVFVPRCSGEEFLGCAFHFLWQQGQTVESVAGALGLGLGLRRVCWLPSISQAVQPWVETLRYQCLGVFSGRGQLAPEEESFEAWLDHTSDMLRVWHGVSERERRRRLMEGLXGMALQFVHRILVENPVRTAQDCLAALIQVFGDNESQATXRVKCLTAQQXVGECLSAFVLQMEVLLHKAIRKGALTRASADHVHLRQMLTGANHTEPLDEGLSKLRMVGRSPSFMEMLRIVXESEAWEASLARSKRAQAEEGAAAWANAQADAGGRATAEDDSVEEEQGEVHVDDKDPTPACPGQAGPSEAPGGHTSPRMGSTSLEGQGGPG is encoded by the exons ATGGCAGTGACGATGCTGAAGGACTGGTGCAGGTGGATGGGCGTCAGCGCTCACCGGGGCCTGCTCATCCTGGGCATCCTGGAAGACTGTGATGAAGCCGAACTCCAAGAGTCCCTGGAGGCTGCCCTGTGGCCAGTGGGCCACTTTACCATGCTGGGCAAAGTGTTTCGAGAGGAGGATAATGCCACTGCGGCCCTTGTTGAGCTTGACCGGAAAGTCGAGTATGCTTTGGTCCCCAGGGAAATCCCAAGCACTAGGGGTCCCTGGAACATGGTCTTTGTGCCCCGATGCTCAGGAGAGGAGTTTCTAGGTTGCGCGTTCCACTTCCTGTGGCAACAGGGGCAGACGGTGGAGAGTGTGGCCGgcgccctggggctggggctggggctgcgcagGGTGTGCTGGCTCCCATCCATCAGTCAGGCGGTCCAGCCTTGGGTGGAGACCCTGCGGTACCAGTGCCTGGGCGTGTTTTCTGGGAGGGGCCAGCTGGCCCCCGAGGAGGAGTCCTTTGAGGCCTGGCTAGACCATACCTCTGACATGCTGCGTGTGTGGCATGGGGTTTCggaaagggagaggaggaggaggctaaTGGAAGGCCTCTGAGGGATGGCCCTGCAGTTTGTGCACAGGATTCTGGTGGAGAACCCTGTCAGGACTGCGCAGGACTGCCTGGCGGCTTTGATCCAGGTGTTTGGAGACAACGAGTCCCAGGCGA ATCGGGTAAAGTGTTTGACTGCTCAAC TAGTAGGCGAGTGCCTCTCTGCTTTTGTGTTGCAGATGGAAGTCCTGCTGCACAAAGCCATCAGGAAAGGGGCCCTGACCAGAGCCTCAGCTGACCATGTGCACCTGAGGCAGATGCTCACTGGGGCCAACCACACTGAGCCCCTGGATGAAGGACTGAGCAAGCTGAGAATGGTTGGGAGGTCTCCAAGTTTCATGGAGATGCTAAGGATTGTTTGAGAGTCTGAGGCATGGGAGGCCAGTCTAGCCAGGAGCAAGAGAGCCCAGGCAGAGGAAGGGGCTGCTGCCTGGGCCAATGCCCAGGCTGATGCCGGAGGCAGAGCTACAGCAGAGGATGACAGTGTGGAGGAGGAGCAGGGGGAGGTGCACGTCGATGACAAGGACCCCACACCTGCGTGCCCAGGTCAGGCAGGACCCTCAGAGGCACCCGGAGGCCACACCTCTCCCCGTATGGGCAGTACTTCCCTGGAGGGCCAAGGAGGTCCTGGCTAG
- the LOC132482519 gene encoding melanoma-associated antigen 10-like encodes MSELRQPEADFQTPVPAQGLVEAQLLGAEGEEAVSPSSSSSYSDLPQDEEGPSTWHDQEDVLQHALCQKVDELVAFLLFKHQTKESTTKAEMLTILKDYQDHFPMVFRRASEDMRLILGLDVKEVDPSNHSYVLVPTLGLTYDGMLSDRPSMPKTGLLVLLLGLILLEADSVAPEEVVWGALSKIDVCAGREHYIYGEPRELLTKVWVQEGYVEYRQVPHSDPARYEFLWGPRAYAETSKCQVLEHLHRVSEWDPRSFPSLSAEGVSDEEQGA; translated from the exons ATGAGTGAGCTCCGCCAGCCGGAGGCAGACTTTCAGACCCCAGTCCCGGCCCAGGGCCTGGTGGAGGCACAGCTGttgggggctgagggggaggaggCCGTATCCCCCTCGTCCTCCTCTTCTTACTCTGACCT CCCCCAAGATGAGGAAGGGCCGAGCACCTGGCATGACCAGGAAGATGTGCTCCAACATGCTCTATGTCAGAAGGTGGATGAACTGGTGGCGTTCCTGCTGTTCAAGCATCAGACCAAGGAGTCGACCACAAAGGCAGAAATGCTGACCATCCTCAAAGATTACCAGGACCACTTCCCCATGGTCTTCAGGCGAGCCTCCGAGGACATGCGGCTGATCCTTGGCCTCGACGTGAAGGAAGTGGACCCCAGCAATCACTCCTATGTCCTcgtccccaccctgggcctcaccTACGATGGGATGCTGAGTGACAGGCCGAGCATGCCCAAGACCGGCCTCCTGGTGCTGCTCCTGGGCCTGATCCTCCTGGAGGCCGACTCTGTTGCCCCTGAGGAGGTGGTCTGGGGAGCACTTAGCAAGATAGATGTGTGTGCCGGGAGGGAGCACTACATCTATGGGGAGCCCAGGGAGCTCCTCACCAAAGTGTGGGTGCAGGAGGGCTACGTGGAGTACCGGCAGGTGCCCCACAGCGACCCCGCCCGCTACGAGTTCCTCTGGGGTCCCCGGGCCTACGCGGAGACCAGCAAGTGTCAGGTCCTGGAGCATCTGCACAGGGTCAGTGAATGGGATCCCAGGTCCTTCCCATCCCTGTCTGCAGAGGGTGTGAGCGACGAGGAACAGGGAGCCTGA